From the Trifolium pratense cultivar HEN17-A07 linkage group LG4, ARS_RC_1.1, whole genome shotgun sequence genome, the window TCAAATTCTCATCAAAAGAAGCTGCCGATGAAATGTTGATTTTCATGTTCATAGGTTTGTttaaagaaatttcacctttcAAAATGATCGAAGATTTTCCAAACATTAAAGTCTCCGAAAGTGCACATTTGTTAGATTTCTTTTATGACATGATTGTGCCTAAATTAGAAACTGAACAAGATGTTACTATTGATGTTGAGATTCAacaagaagaggaacaagaTCACAAAGGAGATGATGAAGGTGATTCTAGTTATGTTAAGCAATCATTCAATGAACTTTGGAAGATTCTTTCAAAACTTAACAAAGGACCTATGAAATTACTAAAAAGGGCACTTGTATCAAGACCTTTGAAATTACTTGTAAAGTTTCCTTGGAAAATCATAACCAATCTTCCTGGAGGTAAACTTCTAAAACAACCTCTTGAATCTATTTTTTCCCCTAAAGAGAAAGGTGATGAAGAAAATCAAGAAAATGAAACTTCTagtactcttattaataagtcacctttgattgaagaaatcactatTCCTAGTGTTAAAGAGCTCATGAATTCAGGTGTGAATTTTTTCCCTACTACTAATGGAAGCATATCAAGTATTAGTTTTGATGCAAAAGCAAGAGCATTTTACCTTCCAATAATTAGTTTGGATGTTAATACCGAAGTTTTTCTACGAAACTTGGTTGCATATGAATCATCAGTTGGATCAGGACCATTGGTTATAACTCGATACACTGAATTGATGAATGGAATTATAGACTCGGAGGATGATGCAAAGATTCTAAGAGAAAAAGGGATTATTTTAAATCACTTAAAGAGTGATAAAGAAGTTGCTAACATGTGGAATGGAATGAGCAAGTCATTGAGATTGTCTAGGGTATTGTTCATGGATAATGCTATTGAAGATGTTAACAAGTTTTACAATAGTAGAATGAAGGTGAAAATTTGGAAATTTATGAAGtcatatgtgtttggttcatgGAAATTCTTAACATTTTTAGCTGCTATTTTCTTGTTGCTTTTGATGGCTGTGCAAGCTTTTTGCTCAGTCTACTCATGTAGTCGCTTTTTTGATAAGGCACTACAACAAAGTGATTAATTccattgaagtttttttttttactttctattCTTGTGTTTGCAATGATTGTGACTATGTAATCTTGTTATTGGAATTAAATGTAGATGCTATGGATTGTTTTCaatgaagaagaatgaaaattgtatttatgattttttttatacaatcgTTTTATGAATCATAAATAatagaagaaaacaaaagaaataattatGATCACTTGCTCATTTGTTTTTATCTCGCTAGTGAAGTTAAGAGATAAGCTTCTCATCaactataatattttattaacaactTGCTATATTATTGTATTCCTTTATCTAAACTTCCATCATTACACTTGCATATACTTTAGCCAAATATATTAGAAATGAGTGTCACTCATTAAGTTAATGATCGTCTCTACGTTAAAAATATATACTCAGGCCATTGTTGGGCTCGAGTGCAGATGTATATGGTGGATGACCTgatcagaaacctgatagcAACCTGATAGCAGACGATCCAGCGGATCATGGaaagactctgataccatactAGAAATGAATGTTTGGCTCTAACTCATCTTTACAAAattggcttgtaaggtgaaaatTGCCACTACTTTACaaacatatattcaggtcatctcacaATCGAGGTAAGACTTCTTATCACCACGTGTATTATTATTCAAGGAGTTTAgttaatatcattttttatgtAATGGATTGTAATGGAAAAAATGTAATGGAAAAGAATCTATAAGTTGAATTTTGATGGAGATAAACTTGAGTATAGTCGTAAATGGACAACAGTATATAATTGAAGTGACCAACCTTTTCCTATAAACAAAGTTAAACGTGTGAAAGTGGAGAATGCTCATCAAGTGTTTTGTCATGATCATGAAATGGACCCTTTAATTTAAGAGCAATGAGCCAACTTAAAAATGACTGTATTATATAAAAGCAAGTGGGATAAAGTGGAGTAACGACTTatgattaaattaaacaaaaggaAGGCTCGATGAAACAAATTAAACTTCGAACCctattcatgatttttttttttttgaaacaacccTATTCATGATGTTGATTCTAAcgattttagtattttttttactagttGAATTAGGATTTGTGAACATAATTTTACATTTCGACTAGTATATTATTACCGATGATATATAATGATATTGTAATAAGGTGTTCCTCAttctttgaaaaaatattttaaacttaTTAATTATGATCGATATAAATGTTATGCACGGTATGAATATAtagttcagtttttttttttttttaataagcataTATAGTTCAGTTGATAGTTACTATCTACGTTATTAAATGAGCTGAAATtcgaattttaaatttttcacttCTTTATATTGTGCGAGTCTAACATGTAACTATTAGGTAACTAAACTacttggaaaaaaaatcataatattatgcaaaaaaaaaaaaatcatactaaTATCCTATACGTGAGACTTAATTAACAGATTCACACTTCTAAATTACGATTAATTActtcaaattataaaataatgcTACTACCAACCTCTACGTTGACTACATATCAAAATTAAGCATGAGGAACACTACACATTTAAATTACGATTATTACCTTAAATTCCAAAAAAGAATATGGCACTATACCAAACTTTGAATTGACATCAAAATTGAGCACGAGGTAGCactatttgattttgatgagaAGAGACATCAAAATCATCAGGAGGGAACTCACTACTTTTGATCCTTTTATTATAAgaaccctttttttttcttctcattccTCTACCTAGTTCTAAAAAAAAAGgtcttgataaaaaaaatgtttgtattTGAAAATGTAAGGCCTCAATAATTAAAAGTTCGACTTTGAGATGAAAAAATCTAATCAATAATTATTTCAATCAAATCGGACAATAGATCATACTTCCAATACACTAAAGGTCCAATAAAACGGATAAAGTTTCCACATAAGCACTAAGCGACTACGGAAGCATACATGACCATGGAATAAGGGTGTCCAACGTATCAATATATGATAACGACATTGGATAAATGACACTCCAAAGAATATTTGTGACTATAATCTTATCCAGATAAAGGACTCTATCAAATGACTAACCCCTACTATTCCACTTTTACTCAATTTAGCACATTTTCTTACCTCATTCATATACTGACATAAGCGCTGAAATGCTAATATTGCTGCAGGTACCTTTTCCCCATTAATACTAGAAATTCACACCAATCATCATCAAATACATATATGACGGATTCACCTTCATTATCAGAATATACTCATTTGAACCCCCGGTTTAAATTCAGACTGGATCACATATTCTACTTTAATTTcatatattgtttttaatttaaaattgatgttgatgtgaaatatatttatttttaatttaaaatacttgAGGTGATAATTcaatgataaaaatttaaatttataatttcaaaataccgagttaaattttttaaaaaacagtcATTCTAATTCTACCATTCATACTCCCGGGTCAACCCAACTTTGAATTATCAAATCTCATTTCATAAGAACAAGAGGGTGTTTACCAATTTCTTGTTGGAGTTGCATGTCGTCATGCAAGAAGTACAATTTGCATGTGGAGTTTGtaagaacatctccgataattatttttttaagtattagtacctaataggtactcttATTAGAGCAAAACACAAAAAGTATTAAATAGGTACTGGTTCTACAATAAGAAGTAGtgtctattttgtttttgtgtgtcctatttataatgatgtataatTATTAGTGGAATGTGTTATTGATGAGAcccatttaaaactttttaagagatttgGGTTGGAGGAATTga encodes:
- the LOC123921979 gene encoding putative UPF0481 protein At3g02645; translation: MSYNSKSTFDELKWVIHIRKTLEEEFEEEDGELSVTIFNVPKLLMASDPDSYIPQQVAIGPYHYWRPELYEMQSYKLAATKRFLKSLQTLKLDNLVDQLTKLEQRVRACYHKYLDLNGETMVWMMIVDASFLLELLQIYAIQEGATKRVVSSSMSHLVDYAGRKSAHNAMLRDLVMLENQIPLCVLRKMLKFKFSSKEAADEMLIFMFIGLFKEISPFKMIEDFPNIKVSESAHLLDFFYDMIVPKLETEQDVTIDVEIQQEEEQDHKGDDEGDSSYVKQSFNELWKILSKLNKGPMKLLKRALVSRPLKLLVKFPWKIITNLPGGKLLKQPLESIFSPKEKGDEENQENETSSTLINKSPLIEEITIPSVKELMNSGVNFFPTTNGSISSISFDAKARAFYLPIISLDVNTEVFLRNLVAYESSVGSGPLVITRYTELMNGIIDSEDDAKILREKGIILNHLKSDKEVANMWNGMSKSLRLSRVLFMDNAIEDVNKFYNSRMKVKIWKFMKSYVFGSWKFLTFLAAIFLLLLMAVQAFCSVYSCSRFFDKALQQSD